A single genomic interval of Romboutsia ilealis harbors:
- a CDS encoding sulfite exporter TauE/SafE family protein: MIKLKNKHSSFNIKNSIIGIFTGFVNGIFGSGGGTLLVPILNNIVKVEEHKSHATALAIIIFLTSASSVIYISKGTYDISLTLKVAIGSIIGGILGAKLLSKVTGKFLRITFGAIMIIAAIRMVF; this comes from the coding sequence GTGATTAAATTGAAAAATAAGCATTCTAGCTTTAATATTAAAAATTCTATAATAGGTATTTTTACAGGTTTTGTTAACGGAATATTTGGATCCGGTGGAGGTACTTTACTTGTACCTATACTAAATAATATCGTTAAAGTAGAAGAACATAAATCTCATGCTACAGCCCTTGCTATAATAATATTTTTAACTAGCGCTAGCTCAGTAATATACATTTCAAAAGGTACATATGATATTTCATTAACTTTAAAAGTAGCCATAGGAAGTATAATAGGAGGTATTTTAGGGGCTAAGCTTTTATCAAAAGTAACTGGTAAATTTCTTAGGATTACATTCGGAGCAATAATGATAATAGCAGCTATAAGGATGGTGTTTTAA
- a CDS encoding sulfite exporter TauE/SafE family protein, which produces MFLTILGFLAGIIGGMGMGGGTILIPALVLFAHIDPKIAQSVNLLSSIPMTIFALIIHIRNKNVVFSLVIPIAIFGVLGAICGSFVANYLSSEILKKVFGGFLLIVGCIEIKKGFCDQKKEKCGK; this is translated from the coding sequence ATGTTTTTAACTATATTAGGATTTCTTGCAGGTATTATTGGAGGTATGGGAATGGGTGGTGGAACGATATTGATTCCAGCACTAGTACTATTTGCACATATTGACCCTAAAATAGCACAAAGTGTAAATTTACTTTCATCTATACCTATGACCATATTTGCTTTGATAATACATATAAGAAATAAAAATGTCGTATTTTCATTAGTTATACCAATAGCTATATTCGGTGTTTTAGGTGCAATATGTGGCTCTTTTGTAGCTAATTACTTGTCTTCTGAAATTTTAAAGAAAGTTTTTGGTGGATTTTTATTAATAGTTGGTTGCATAGAAATAAAAAAAGGATTTTGTGACCAAAAAAAAGAAAAGTGTGGAAAATAA
- a CDS encoding YigZ family protein: protein MSTYKTLHEFGMDEIIIEKSTFIGYAKPIKTEEEAIEFINEIKKKHKDATHNVWAYTVGKTMNIQRYSDDGEPQGTAGIPTLEVIKKEDLRDVVVVVTRYFGGVKLGAGGLVRAYTKGAKIGIDAAKVIEKVMYREVRIKIDYNQLGKVQNEIMNMNYFVKDIIYEDNVEIIVYSRLEEVKVLTDRMIDITSATAEINLGEEFYLSEQNGNIIL, encoded by the coding sequence ATGAGTACATATAAAACATTACATGAGTTTGGAATGGATGAAATTATAATAGAAAAATCTACTTTTATTGGATATGCAAAACCTATAAAAACAGAAGAAGAAGCTATTGAATTTATAAATGAAATAAAGAAAAAGCATAAAGATGCTACTCATAATGTATGGGCATATACTGTTGGAAAAACTATGAATATACAAAGATATAGTGATGATGGTGAACCACAAGGTACAGCAGGAATTCCAACTTTAGAAGTTATAAAAAAGGAAGATTTAAGAGATGTTGTAGTTGTTGTAACGAGATATTTTGGTGGAGTTAAGTTAGGTGCCGGAGGATTAGTTAGAGCTTATACTAAAGGTGCTAAAATTGGAATAGATGCTGCAAAAGTAATAGAAAAAGTAATGTATAGAGAAGTTAGGATTAAGATAGATTATAATCAACTTGGAAAAGTACAAAATGAAATAATGAATATGAATTATTTTGTTAAAGATATAATATATGAAGATAATGTAGAAATAATAGTATATTCAAGATTGGAAGAAGTGAAAGTTCTAACCGATAGAATGATTGATATAACAAGCGCTACAGCTGAAATAAATCTAGGTGAAGAGTTTTATTTATCGGAGCAAAATGGAAATATAATATTATAA
- a CDS encoding NUDIX hydrolase has protein sequence MIVRHCAGGVVFYANKVLLIKNDRGEWTLPKGKIHQDELKHSSAVSRVKDETGVDASILETAGNTMYQFFSRSRQQEVCNAITWYIMQTDCNDYVLNDEFTDGGFYKVKEAIDMLTHSQEKSLVDISYKKYKKLRKNNIEDGLATT, from the coding sequence ATGATAGTAAGACATTGTGCAGGTGGAGTAGTGTTTTATGCTAATAAGGTGTTACTTATTAAGAATGACAGAGGAGAATGGACTTTACCAAAAGGAAAAATACACCAAGATGAATTAAAACATTCTAGTGCAGTTTCAAGGGTTAAAGATGAAACAGGGGTAGATGCTAGTATTTTAGAAACTGCTGGTAATACAATGTACCAATTTTTTTCAAGAAGTAGACAACAAGAAGTATGTAATGCTATCACATGGTATATAATGCAAACTGACTGTAATGATTATGTGCTAAATGATGAGTTTACTGATGGTGGTTTTTATAAAGTTAAAGAAGCTATAGATATGCTAACTCATAGTCAAGAAAAATCTTTAGTGGATATTTCATATAAGAAGTATAAAAAGCTAAGAAAAAATAATATAGAAGATGGGTTAGCTACAACTTAA
- a CDS encoding HEAT repeat domain-containing protein, which produces MNISWDNIDKLEDHYITYLLYKESRTVSQISKIRNLSISQVNDQLIKAKLEIKSMLKDKVELSKDVIDKFLVLNKNDRLKFMDNLNEERILDFKRKLYKRIITEKNAEDLMILIWATGELKDERFLTLLHPLTSHRHSDVRRITYSALRKIESQSSREYLQRGLYDSNPQTRQYCAKALAKIGNKNSLKMLKQLRNKKNFEKEYVLRAYEEAISTLEEDI; this is translated from the coding sequence ATGAATATAAGTTGGGATAATATAGACAAGTTAGAAGATCATTATATAACATATCTTCTATATAAAGAATCTAGGACCGTATCTCAAATCAGTAAAATAAGAAATCTATCAATTTCTCAAGTAAATGATCAATTAATAAAAGCTAAGCTAGAAATAAAATCTATGCTAAAAGACAAAGTAGAATTGTCTAAGGATGTTATAGATAAATTTTTAGTTCTTAATAAAAATGATAGGCTGAAATTTATGGATAATCTAAATGAAGAAAGAATACTAGATTTTAAAAGAAAGCTATATAAAAGAATAATTACTGAAAAAAATGCAGAGGACTTAATGATATTAATATGGGCCACAGGTGAGTTAAAGGATGAAAGATTTTTAACATTACTACATCCTCTTACGAGCCATAGACACTCTGATGTAAGGAGAATAACATATTCAGCACTTAGAAAAATAGAATCTCAAAGTAGTAGAGAGTACTTACAAAGAGGACTTTATGATAGTAATCCTCAAACAAGACAATACTGTGCGAAAGCTCTTGCTAAAATAGGTAATAAAAATAGCTTAAAGATGTTAAAACAACTTAGAAATAAGAAAAATTTTGAAAAAGAGTATGTACTAAGAGCATATGAAGAAGCAATAAGTACATTAGAAGAAGATATTTAA
- the hflX gene encoding GTPase HflX, whose product MEEKKERALLVGLNITSTARKIDDIDINESMAELKELAKAAGAEVVGSLIQNRQSRDAAFYVGKGKVEEIKAYSDSLGATVVIFNDELSGAHIRNIEEVVGIKIIDRTTLILDIFAQRALSKEGKLQVELAQLNYRLPRLYGMGGQMSRTGAGIGTRGPGEQKLEIDKRNILNKAADIRRELREVKKIRETQRVQRLKSSIPIVALVGYTNAGKSTLLNELIKTHKDYDVEKEVMAKDMLFATLDVTLRKALLPNKKEFLVVDTVGFVSKLPHDLVEAFKATLEEVQYADLILHVIDATNSNYELQKSTTEKVLKELGADTKPTVLVYNKIDRLELDIYPKNHDDIVYISAKKGINMDKLIEIIQDNIMKNTYDVTLMLPYERGDIFSRLKNKYNIENFEYVENGITLDVNLEEEDYNIYIDYILEK is encoded by the coding sequence ATGGAAGAAAAAAAAGAAAGAGCTTTGCTTGTAGGGCTTAATATCACATCTACAGCAAGAAAAATTGATGATATAGATATAAATGAATCCATGGCAGAATTAAAAGAATTAGCAAAAGCTGCAGGAGCAGAAGTTGTAGGAAGTTTGATTCAAAATAGACAATCTAGAGATGCTGCATTTTATGTAGGAAAGGGAAAAGTAGAGGAAATAAAGGCATATAGTGATTCATTAGGAGCTACAGTAGTTATTTTTAATGATGAGTTATCAGGAGCTCATATAAGAAATATAGAAGAGGTAGTAGGAATAAAAATTATAGACAGAACTACACTAATACTTGATATATTTGCTCAGAGAGCACTTAGCAAAGAAGGAAAACTACAAGTTGAGTTAGCACAATTAAATTATCGATTACCTAGATTATATGGAATGGGTGGTCAAATGAGTAGAACTGGAGCTGGTATAGGTACTAGGGGTCCAGGTGAACAAAAACTTGAAATAGATAAAAGAAATATACTTAATAAAGCTGCTGATATAAGACGTGAGCTTAGAGAAGTTAAAAAAATAAGAGAAACGCAAAGAGTTCAACGTTTAAAATCTAGTATACCTATAGTAGCACTTGTTGGATACACAAATGCAGGTAAATCAACTTTATTAAATGAACTTATAAAGACTCATAAAGATTATGATGTAGAAAAAGAAGTAATGGCAAAAGATATGTTATTTGCAACTCTTGATGTAACTTTAAGAAAAGCGCTATTACCTAATAAAAAAGAGTTTTTAGTTGTAGATACAGTTGGATTTGTAAGTAAACTTCCTCATGATTTAGTAGAAGCATTTAAAGCAACTTTAGAAGAAGTTCAATATGCAGACCTAATTTTACATGTAATAGATGCAACAAATTCAAACTATGAATTACAAAAAAGTACTACAGAGAAAGTACTTAAGGAATTAGGTGCAGATACTAAGCCAACTGTGCTTGTGTATAATAAGATAGACCGATTAGAACTAGATATCTATCCTAAAAATCATGATGATATAGTATATATATCTGCTAAAAAAGGTATAAATATGGATAAGTTAATAGAAATTATACAAGATAATATAATGAAAAATACTTATGATGTAACTTTAATGTTACCTTATGAAAGAGGAGATATATTTAGTAGGCTAAAAAATAAATATAATATAGAGAACTTTGAATATGTAGAAAATGGAATAACGCTAGATGTAAATTTAGAAGAAGAAGACTATAATATATATATAGATTATATTTTAGAAAAGTAG
- a CDS encoding cysteine-rich small domain-containing protein — protein MSDNYKFFNHKKCEFFPCHKTDNPNEFNCLFCYCPLYALGKNCGGNFKYTDKGIKDCSNCLLPHNKNNYDYIMSKFQDIIKIAAIND, from the coding sequence ATGAGTGATAATTATAAATTTTTTAACCATAAAAAATGCGAATTCTTTCCTTGCCATAAAACTGATAATCCAAATGAATTTAATTGCTTATTTTGCTACTGTCCCTTATACGCTTTAGGTAAAAATTGCGGTGGTAATTTTAAATATACAGATAAGGGTATAAAAGACTGCTCTAATTGTTTATTACCTCATAATAAGAATAATTACGATTATATTATGAGTAAGTTTCAAGATATTATTAAGATTGCTGCAATTAATGATTAG
- a CDS encoding TIGR01906 family membrane protein, translating to MKKNINVIFSVIFSVLIISTIVKFTVGFKQLYYFDIDYLNIPTLSGLSKEDIKKNYDYMIDYNLDKDKKEFELPSIKSSENGKIHFEEVRDIFQILNKIFNISLVLSVIGLVINILNKNIEFLKITSRALILIPLILILPIVVNFDGSFVLFHKIMFNNDYWIFDPNLDPVINILPEEFFFHAGLMILILIIIASLTNYLIYRLLKREQ from the coding sequence ATGAAAAAAAATATTAATGTAATATTCTCAGTTATTTTTAGTGTATTAATTATAAGTACAATAGTAAAATTTACTGTAGGATTTAAGCAACTTTATTATTTTGATATAGATTATTTAAATATACCTACTTTATCGGGTTTATCTAAAGAAGACATAAAAAAGAACTATGACTATATGATTGATTATAACTTAGATAAAGATAAGAAGGAATTTGAATTGCCAAGTATAAAATCTTCAGAGAATGGTAAAATTCACTTTGAAGAAGTTAGAGATATATTTCAAATATTAAATAAGATATTCAATATATCATTGGTACTGTCTGTAATAGGATTAGTAATAAATATACTAAATAAAAATATTGAGTTTTTGAAAATTACATCAAGAGCATTAATATTAATACCGTTAATATTAATTTTGCCTATAGTTGTGAATTTTGATGGTAGTTTTGTACTATTTCACAAGATAATGTTTAATAATGATTATTGGATATTTGATCCTAACTTAGATCCTGTAATAAATATTTTACCTGAAGAATTTTTTTTTCATGCAGGTCTTATGATTTTGATTCTTATAATTATAGCTAGCTTAACTAATTACTTAATATATAGACTTTTAAAAAGAGAGCAGTAA
- a CDS encoding ABC-F family ATP-binding cassette domain-containing protein, whose product MLVVENVSHGFGARTILENVSFRLRKGEHIALVGANGEGKSTFLNIITKKLMPDAGNIKWSSRVSVGYLDQHTVLEKGKTIRDILREAFKSMFDLEQEMLSMYDKMGEANDEEMAKLMEETAEIQTILENSGFYMIDAKIQEIANGLGLGEIGLDRDVTDLSGGQRTKVLLTKLLLENPTILILDEPTNYLDEEHITWLTRYLQEYENSFVLVSHDIPFINNTCNVIYHMENGELNRYKGNYDEFVRLNEIKKRQEEQAYDKQVEERKRLEDFIARNKARVATRGMANSRQKQLDKMEILERPKEKIKPTFAFKEARTPSRFVFETNELVLGYNEALTKPLNFILERNQKIALKGMNGIGKSTLLKTLLGIIKPFDGEVKHGDYLEVGYFEQESSRDNYNTPMDEVWAEFPGLTNFEVRQSLAKCGLTNEHITSQMRVLSGGEAAKVRLCKIMLKDINLLVLDEPTNHLDVEAKDELKKAIKEFKGTVLLVCHEPEFYMDIVDDVWNIEDFTTKIV is encoded by the coding sequence ATGCTAGTAGTAGAAAATGTAAGTCATGGCTTCGGAGCTAGAACTATACTAGAAAATGTTTCATTTAGACTTAGAAAAGGTGAACATATAGCGTTAGTTGGAGCAAATGGAGAAGGTAAATCAACTTTTTTAAATATAATAACAAAAAAACTTATGCCAGATGCAGGAAATATAAAGTGGTCATCAAGAGTTAGTGTAGGTTACTTAGACCAACATACAGTTCTTGAAAAAGGAAAGACTATAAGAGATATATTAAGAGAAGCGTTTAAATCAATGTTTGATTTAGAGCAAGAAATGCTATCTATGTATGATAAGATGGGTGAAGCTAATGATGAGGAAATGGCTAAACTTATGGAGGAAACAGCAGAAATACAAACAATTTTAGAAAATAGCGGGTTCTACATGATAGATGCTAAGATTCAAGAGATAGCAAATGGATTAGGTCTTGGAGAAATAGGATTAGATAGAGATGTAACTGATTTAAGTGGAGGTCAAAGAACGAAAGTTCTTCTTACTAAATTATTGCTAGAAAATCCTACAATACTGATATTAGATGAGCCTACTAACTATTTAGATGAAGAACATATAACTTGGTTAACAAGATATCTTCAAGAATATGAAAATAGTTTTGTATTAGTATCACATGATATACCATTTATAAATAATACTTGTAATGTAATATATCATATGGAAAATGGAGAATTAAATAGATATAAAGGAAACTATGATGAGTTTGTAAGACTTAATGAAATAAAGAAACGTCAAGAAGAACAAGCTTATGACAAGCAAGTTGAAGAAAGAAAAAGGCTAGAAGATTTTATAGCTAGAAATAAAGCTAGAGTTGCTACTCGTGGTATGGCAAACAGTAGACAAAAGCAATTAGACAAGATGGAGATTTTAGAAAGACCGAAAGAAAAGATAAAGCCTACTTTTGCTTTTAAGGAAGCTAGAACTCCAAGTAGATTTGTATTTGAAACGAATGAGTTAGTTTTAGGTTATAATGAAGCTTTAACTAAGCCTTTAAACTTTATATTAGAAAGAAACCAAAAGATAGCTTTAAAAGGTATGAATGGTATAGGAAAATCAACATTGTTAAAAACATTACTTGGAATAATAAAGCCATTTGATGGAGAGGTAAAACATGGAGATTATTTAGAAGTTGGTTATTTTGAACAAGAAAGTTCAAGGGATAATTATAATACTCCGATGGATGAAGTATGGGCAGAATTCCCAGGGCTTACGAATTTTGAAGTTAGACAAAGCCTTGCTAAATGTGGTCTTACAAATGAACACATAACAAGTCAAATGAGAGTTTTAAGTGGAGGAGAAGCAGCTAAGGTAAGGTTATGTAAGATAATGTTAAAGGATATAAACTTACTAGTTCTAGACGAACCTACAAATCACTTAGATGTAGAGGCAAAAGATGAACTTAAAAAGGCGATAAAAGAGTTTAAAGGAACTGTACTTTTAGTATGTCATGAGCCAGAATTTTATATGGATATAGTAGATGACGTATGGAATATAGAGGATTTTACAACTAAAATAGTATAA
- a CDS encoding zinc dependent phospholipase C family protein: protein MKSKLESAYAKALTGTFKVISPIKRTIKKTKCEVHLYIQENALEILNYNGYNDEYKLFKEYKSKIDEGLVWADQDFKCYHHFYNPKEEKGMYGYEDNALTIARGYYLKALKYFTLEDYDKSMFYFGATCHIIQDLTVPQHAKGKLFDNHRQFESYVKENYRRINRFKSREEPIILKSVADYANHNSLTALKIDYMYKNINDLDTKFYLVALKSLKLAQRTSAGCMIMFYNDLLYI, encoded by the coding sequence ATGAAAAGTAAGCTAGAAAGTGCCTATGCAAAAGCATTAACTGGTACATTTAAAGTAATAAGCCCTATTAAAAGAACAATTAAAAAAACTAAATGTGAAGTACATTTATATATACAAGAAAATGCTTTAGAAATTTTAAATTATAATGGTTATAATGACGAATATAAACTATTTAAAGAATATAAATCTAAGATAGATGAAGGCTTGGTATGGGCAGATCAAGATTTTAAATGTTATCATCATTTTTATAATCCAAAAGAAGAAAAAGGTATGTATGGATACGAGGATAACGCACTTACTATAGCTAGAGGTTATTATTTAAAAGCTTTGAAATACTTTACATTAGAAGATTATGATAAAAGTATGTTTTACTTTGGTGCTACATGTCATATAATTCAAGATTTAACAGTACCACAACACGCTAAAGGGAAATTATTTGATAATCATAGACAATTTGAATCATATGTTAAGGAAAATTATAGAAGAATAAATCGATTTAAGAGTAGAGAAGAGCCTATAATATTGAAATCTGTTGCAGATTATGCAAATCATAATTCATTAACGGCTCTTAAAATAGATTATATGTATAAAAATATAAATGATTTAGATACAAAGTTTTATCTAGTAGCTTTAAAAAGTTTAAAATTAGCTCAAAGAACTAGTGCAGGATGTATGATTATGTTTTATAATGATTTACTTTATATTTAA
- a CDS encoding N-acetylmuramoyl-L-alanine amidase yields MKKYRVLVGIIIAVSIGIIGTSDFAKNLYKASNLISKGIIVDDKKEQNESKKEVEKDILICIDPGHQEKGDSNSEPVAPGSYVKKARVSSGATGVATKKPEYILNLEASTVLKHILEDKGYKVIMTRESHDVNISNSERAIFANNNKADMVVRVHADSLNDSGKTGASILIPAKESKYTTAIYEDSKNCANLISDKMKEAGIKVNGIFERGDLTGFNWSQVPVVLVEMGFLSNYTEDQMMSNPEYQRKLMQAISNGLDEYFTNK; encoded by the coding sequence ATGAAAAAATATAGAGTATTAGTAGGTATTATAATAGCAGTATCTATAGGAATTATAGGGACTTCGGATTTTGCTAAAAATCTTTATAAAGCTAGTAACTTAATTAGTAAAGGTATAATCGTAGATGATAAGAAAGAACAGAATGAAAGTAAAAAAGAAGTAGAAAAAGATATACTAATATGTATTGACCCTGGTCACCAAGAAAAGGGTGATAGCAATTCAGAACCTGTAGCGCCTGGTTCTTATGTTAAGAAAGCTAGGGTATCTTCCGGAGCTACAGGAGTAGCTACTAAAAAACCAGAATATATATTAAATTTAGAAGCATCTACAGTTTTAAAACATATACTAGAAGATAAGGGATATAAAGTAATAATGACTAGAGAAAGTCATGATGTTAATATAAGTAACTCAGAAAGAGCTATATTTGCAAATAATAATAAAGCAGATATGGTAGTAAGAGTACATGCAGATAGTTTAAATGATTCAGGAAAAACAGGTGCATCTATTCTGATACCAGCGAAAGAAAGTAAATACACAACAGCTATATATGAAGATAGCAAAAATTGTGCAAATCTAATTAGTGATAAGATGAAGGAAGCAGGTATAAAGGTAAATGGAATATTTGAGAGAGGAGATTTAACAGGATTTAATTGGTCACAAGTTCCGGTAGTTTTAGTAGAAATGGGATTTTTAAGCAATTATACTGAAGACCAAATGATGTCAAATCCAGAATATCAAAGAAAGTTAATGCAAGCTATATCTAATGGACTTGATGAATATTTTACAAATAAATAA
- a CDS encoding SpoIVB peptidase S55 domain-containing protein produces MFYKNSRKKTINTKFSLIACLLFLLYFFSNNLIYAASITNTENDFLIPIGNILHIEAQLENVIVRSCIKDSPFALGDEILNINNSTINNYCDFSNILNALPNNTNIVEVTLKRNDHIVNIKTVKEKLEEINSTDSISGFATLTYIDPISKKFGAVAHPISLGNSRKIKIKEGYISTTSNLNIEKSYRGSVGCISAQPKDYIGKFTDNTDFGIKGDVATFDISQYEKYKIASLNEVKRGKAQIILQTSDEGCKKFDIEILNIENQKNPKSKTFKIRIIDKELLQLTGGIVQGMSGTPIVQDDKIIGAISHAVENDPTTGYAVFIKWMVGK; encoded by the coding sequence ATGTTTTATAAAAATAGTAGAAAAAAAACTATCAATACAAAATTTTCATTAATTGCATGTTTGTTATTTTTATTATATTTTTTCTCAAATAATTTAATTTATGCAGCATCAATTACAAATACTGAAAATGATTTTTTAATTCCTATTGGTAACATACTTCATATAGAAGCTCAATTAGAAAATGTAATTGTTCGAAGTTGTATAAAAGATTCGCCTTTTGCGTTAGGTGACGAAATATTAAATATAAATAATAGTACAATTAATAACTATTGTGACTTTTCAAATATTCTAAATGCGTTACCTAATAACACGAATATTGTTGAGGTTACTTTAAAAAGAAATGATCATATTGTAAACATAAAAACTGTAAAAGAAAAATTAGAAGAAATAAACTCTACTGATAGTATATCTGGATTTGCTACTTTAACTTATATAGATCCAATTAGCAAAAAATTTGGTGCTGTAGCTCATCCAATAAGTTTAGGAAATTCGAGAAAAATTAAGATAAAAGAAGGCTATATTTCAACTACTTCTAACTTAAATATAGAAAAATCATATAGAGGAAGTGTTGGTTGTATTAGTGCTCAACCTAAAGATTATATAGGTAAATTTACAGATAATACAGACTTTGGTATCAAAGGAGACGTAGCAACATTTGATATATCTCAATATGAAAAATATAAAATAGCTTCATTAAATGAAGTCAAAAGAGGAAAAGCTCAAATAATTTTACAAACTAGTGATGAAGGTTGTAAAAAATTTGATATTGAAATTTTAAATATTGAAAATCAGAAAAACCCAAAATCTAAAACTTTTAAAATTCGCATAATTGATAAAGAACTTTTACAACTTACAGGAGGAATAGTTCAAGGTATGAGCGGAACTCCTATAGTACAAGATGATAAAATTATAGGTGCTATTTCACATGCAGTAGAAAATGATCCAACTACTGGATATGCCGTTTTTATTAAATGGATGGTCGGTAAATAG
- the yunB gene encoding sporulation protein YunB: MGKRLIDSKLGDFKRIIVTFIMIFIVSVFIGSFIYVDNSLRPTITVLAETKAIELANRSINKAVGEIVKDKIDYSDLIYTKLDSQGKISMIQSNTILMNQIASDVALEIQNELKQVKTTTAYIPIGTALKSPILAKYGPQLKVSIEPIGNVSVNFKTSFESAGINQTRHRIYLEAKTQVKVVIPLTTSTKEVKAQIPICETIIVGEVPESYINVPQEILPNMLHD; encoded by the coding sequence TTGGGGAAAAGATTAATAGACTCCAAATTAGGAGATTTTAAAAGAATTATAGTTACATTTATAATGATATTTATAGTATCTGTATTTATAGGAAGTTTTATATATGTTGATAATAGTCTTAGACCAACTATTACAGTTCTTGCTGAAACCAAAGCTATAGAGCTTGCCAATAGATCTATAAATAAAGCAGTTGGTGAAATTGTTAAAGACAAAATAGATTACTCAGACTTAATATATACAAAATTAGATTCTCAAGGTAAAATATCTATGATACAATCAAATACTATTTTAATGAATCAAATAGCATCAGATGTTGCATTAGAAATACAGAATGAATTAAAACAAGTAAAAACTACAACAGCATATATACCAATAGGAACTGCTTTAAAAAGTCCTATACTAGCCAAGTATGGACCTCAGTTAAAAGTATCAATAGAACCTATAGGAAATGTATCTGTTAATTTTAAAACTAGTTTTGAGTCAGCAGGTATAAATCAAACTAGACATAGAATTTATTTAGAGGCTAAAACTCAAGTAAAAGTAGTTATACCTCTTACTACATCAACTAAGGAAGTAAAAGCACAAATTCCAATATGTGAAACTATAATAGTGGGAGAAGTTCCAGAAAGTTATATTAATGTACCACAAGAAATTCTACCTAATATGTTACATGATTAA